Below is a window of Pseudodesulfovibrio sp. 5S69 DNA.
ACCTGGCCCGGACCGTGAACCCGGTGCTGGACGAGCTGAACAACGAGATCGGCGCCAGCGACTACAAGTTCCGGCTGTTCAACACCCGGACCTTCGACAAGGGGACGAGCTATCCCGAGATGCGCAAGTCCCTGACCTGCTACGCCCTGGCCGAGCACAACATCCCGGCCATGGCCGTGGAGGTCTCCAAGTCCATCCGGCAGATCGCCTGGAAGGTCCGCCAGCAACTGACCGCCACGCGCATGCTCCTGCACCGGTTCGGTGTGGAGGTCGCCCCGCCCGAGTTCTCGGACGAGGACGTCCGGGCCTACGCCCGCACCGGGGTCGAGGTCACGGTCAACGGCCGCACGCTCGGCCGCGACGGGGTCATCAACCTGGCGCCGGGCACGACCCTGGCGGTCAAGCCCGTCTCCTCGGGCCCGAGCGAATTTTCGCCGGAGCTGGCCCTGTTCGCCTCGGACCGGCCCGGCGTGAACCTGATCAACGCCCGGCGCATGGTCCTGGAGCCGTTCTCCGAGTTGGAGCTGCGCTCGGACGGCAGCAAGGTAGCCGAGGCCAAGATCCGTTGGACCGGCAAGCTGCCCAACGCACCCAGCGACGACACCCCGGTGTTCGTCTGCTGGCTCAACGGTAACCCGGTCTTCGTGCGCGACGGCGAAACCCTGAAGGCGGTGCTCGGCGACCAGCTCATCCTTGAGGGCATGTGGGGCAGCGATCTCAAGGAAGTGATCAACCTCAAGGGGTTCGTGGCCATTCCCTGGGCCAACAACGGCCAGGATCTGGGCTGGGAGATCATCCTGGACCCGGACAATTTCATGGCCAAATACGCGCTCAAGTCCGACCAGGCGGGCGGCGCCCGCTTCCGGGTGGTCCGCGAGACGCCCGGCGCACCCCAGGCGTCGTTCTACGTGGACATCCGGCCGCGTACGGTTCTGGCCCTGCGGCTGGGCGACGAGCATGGCCAGAACCTGCTCGTCCCCTGGATCGCCGGCGGCAGTTACCGGCTCCCCGAGGGGCAGTACGTGTTCGAGTCCGCCTGGAGCAACGGCCCGGACGACAAGCTGGTGGCCACGGCCGGGGACAGGCCCCTCAACGAGGGCCAGTCCTTCACGGTGGACTACGGCACCCCGCTCAAGCTGACCGTGCGCCAGGCCACCACCTTCGGCGACATCGGGACCATGACCTTCACCGCGAGCGGCCTGGCCAGCCGGTAGAGGCCCGGCCCGCACCGGGCCGCGCCGCGGCCACGCGACGAGCCCCGCCCGGACGCGTCCGGGCGGGGCTTGTCGCGTGGCGGCCGGGCCTTCAGCCCATGAACAGCCCGACGAGGGCGAGCGGCACGCCCAGGCAGAGGAGTACTGCCGCGAACGTGGCGGCCCCGTACACGAACAGAAGCGCGGCGGTGGCCACGAGCAGCGCGCCGCAGGCAGCGGCTACGCGCGGAGACAGGGTCATTTTGCGCTGGAGGGCGTCGCTGGGCCGGGACGCGGCCAGGCCGCAGCGACGGCATGCGCGGTCTTGCGGCTGGAGGGCCGCGCCACAGTTGTCGCACTTCATGGACAGGCCGTTAGCACAGGTCTCGCTCAGGGAAAAGTTTTTTATTCTGGATTGTTGTGCATCAATTCTCGCGCGGGGTCATCGCCCGAGGGCGGAGCAGCCGCCACCCCCAGACGGCGGCGGTCACGCCGATGAACGCGCCGAAGAGCACGTCCGAGGGGTAGTGCCGCAGGGCGAGCACGCGGCTCGCGCCCACGGCCAGGGCCAGGGCCAGGGCGGGTACGCGCAGACGGGGCAGGATCAGGCCCAGGGCGGTCATGGACGAGAAGATGCGCAGGGTGTGCCCGGAAGGAAAGGAGGAGTGCATGTCGCCCCCGGCGAGGGGGAAGAAGCCGTATACGCCCTTGGTGAAGAGCAGGGGCGGGCGGGCCCGGCCGAAGAACTCCTTGAACACGTCGCCGACCAGCATGGCGCAGGCCACGGCCAGGCAGAGATAGAGCAGGCCGCGTGAGCGGTCCGTCAACCCGTTGACCAGCCCGTCCACCGAGCCGATGACCAGCCCACCGGCCACCAGGACGTTGAAGAACAGGTGGTTGGCCGCCTGCGACAGCCCCTTGGCCACGCTGTGCCAGGCCGTATCGCGTAGGGTCAGGGCCGCCTCGGCCACGGGCCGGTCCACGAACAGGTAGCAGATGACGATGAGCAGCCCCACGGCCAGGGCGGCCCACCCGGTCCGGGTCAGGGTGGTGTGCATGATCTTTCTCCTTGGTGGCCGTGTTCCGGTCAGGCCGGGTCCACCAGCACGGCGGCCACGTCCATGACGTTGGTCCGTGTGGGGCCGGTCTTGAGCAGGGTGCCCGCGCTGTCCAGGAAGTGGTAGGCGTCGTTGTCGGCCAGAGCGCGCCCGGCGGCCTCGGTCTGCTCGCCGCAGGCCGTGTCCGGGAAGGCCATGCCCCCGGCCGCGTCCGTGGGGCCGTCCGTGCCGTCGGTGCCCAGGCTCATGGCCGAGATGCGTTCGCCGGCGGGGCCCAGGGCGGTGAGTTCCAAGGCCGCGGCCAGGGCCCATTCCTGATTGCGGCCGCCCTTGCCGTTGCCCTTGATGGTCACCGTGGTCTCGCCCCCGGCCAGAAGGCAGACGGGCGGCTGCGTTTCGCCCCCGCCCAGGCCGTATTTCCCGGCCAGGCGGATGAGTCGGGTGGCCTGGTCGCGGGCCTCGCCCTCCATGGCCAGGTCCACCACCACCGGGGTGTAGCCCAGGCGGCGGGCGGCAACGGCCGCGCCGTCCACGGCCATGGCGTTGCCCGCCACGATGGTGTTGCGCACCCGCTTGAAGCAGGGGTCGCCCGCCTTGCGCGTCTCCGGGGCCCGCCCGGCGCAGCCGTCGGCCACGGCCTGGACCACGCTGTCCGGCATGCGGTGGCACAGCCGGTACCTGTCCAGGATGGCCTGGCAGTCCAGGAAGGTGGAGTCGTCGGGCGCGGTGGGGCCGGAGCCGATGACGTCCAGCCGGTCGCCGACCACGTCCGAGATGATCAGGGTGGCCACGGTGGCCGGGGCCAGGGTCTCGGCCAGGTGCCCGCCCTTGAACCGGGAGAGGTGCTTGCGGATGGCGTTGATTTCGCCGATGGCCGCGCCGCATTCGAGCAGTCTGCGGGTGGCCTCCTGCTTGTCGGCCAGGGAGACCGCGTCGAGCGGGGAGGGCACCAGGGCGCTGGCCCCGCCGGACAGGAGGAAGAGGACCAGGTCCCGCTCCCCGGCGTCGGCGGCGCGTTCAAGCAGGGCGTCGCCGGCGCGTACCCCGGCCTCGTCGGGCACGGGGTGGCCGGACTCCATGACCTCGGTTTTGGCCAGGGCCAGGCCGTGGCCGTACTTGGTGGCCACCAGTCCGGAGTCCAGCCGGTCGCCCAGGATGTCCTCCATGGTCGCGGCCATGGCCGCCGAGGCCTTGCCCGCGCCGAGCAGGAGTACCCGGTCGTAGTCGTTCAGATCATATTCCCGGTCGTCCACGGCCAGGACGTTCCCCTCTCGTTTCACGGCCGCCCTCAGGGCGGGGTCCGGGGCCACGGCCTGGAGCGCACCGTCGACGATGCGCAGCAGGCGGGCCTTTTTTTCGGCGTAAGCGGTCATGTTCTCTTGGGTCTAGTCGTAGATTTCGGGGTTCAGGCAGGTCTCGGGCTTGTCGCCCTTGAGCATGGCCAACATGTTGCGGGCGGCCAGCACGGACATGTCCGTGCGCGCGGACTCGGTGCCCGAGCCGATGTGCGGCAGCAGGACCACGTTGTCCAGCTCGGCCAGGCCGGGGGTCAGGGCGGGCTCGTTTTCGTACACGTCGAGCCCCGCGCCCGCGATCTCGCCGGACTTGAGGGCCGCGAGCAGGGCCTGCTCGTCGATGACCGGGCCCCGCGCCGTGTTGACGATGTAGGCGGTCTTCTTCATGCGCTTGAAGGCCTCGGCCCCGAACAGGTGCCGGGTGCCGGGATTCAGCGGGGTGTGCAGGGAGATGAAGTCCGACTGCTCCAGCAGTTCCTCGAAGGAGACTAGGCGCGCGCCCAGCTCGGACTCCAGGGTCGCGTTTTTGCGGCCCGAGGAGCTGGTGTACAGGACCGGCATGTCGAAGCCCCGGCTCATGCGGGCCATGGCCGTGCCGATGCGGCCCGCGCCCACGATGCCCAGGGTCTTGCCGGTCACGTCGCCGCCGATGAACTGCATGGGGCCCCAGCCGGGCCAGGAGCCCGAGCGCATCACCTTGTCCGACTCGACCACCCTGCGGGCCACGCTGAAGAGCAGGGACCAGGCGCACTCGGCCGTGGCGTTGGTCAGCACGTCCGGCGTGTTGGTCACGGGCAACCCGCGCCGGGTGGCCTCGGGCACGTCGATGTTGTCGAAGCCCACGGCGTAGTTGGCGTACCCCTTGAGGTTCGGGGCCGCGTCGAAGAATTCGGCGTCGATCCGCTCGGTGAGCAGGCCGATGACGCCCTGGCAGTCCTGGATGATCTTGAGCAGCTCCGCGCGGGGCACGGGGCTGTCTTCCGGGTTGACTTCCACCACGGCCGCCTGCCGGAGCAGGTCGAGCCCCTGTTCGGGGATCTGCCGGGTGACATATACTTTGGGTTTGTCCATTGTTGCCTCCTTGGTGTTCCCTCTAAGGATGCGGCCCATTGGCCGTGGAGTCAATGGGGGATCGGCAACAACGAAAAGCCCCCTCACCGGTCGGTGAGGGGGCTTTGCTATCGTGGTGCGCCCGGCACGATTCGAACGTGCGATCTTTCGGTTCGTAGCCGAATGCTCTATCCAGCTGAGCCACGGGCGCGCAAACGAAGTGAATGTCTATGCTCAAGCGCGGTCCACGTCAAGGGATTTTTTCAGGAATTTTTCAGTTTGGTGGTAAAAACGTCCTCGATCCCCGTGGACAGGCACGCCTCGACCCCGTTGACGCGGATGAGCATAGCGTCGGGGTGGGCCGCCAGATCGGCCATCTGCGGGAATTTCATCAGGAAGAGTCGGGTGATCGCCTCCGTGGTCTGCCGCTTTTTGACGGGCGAGTGGACCCCCTGGATGCTCAGGGCCAGGCCGTCCTGCCGCCGGTCGATCAGCAGGGATACGTGGGGGTGCTCCCGGATGTTCCGGCAGAGGTGCGAGGAGTCCTTGGCGAAGAAATAGAATTTCATGGCCGCATGGTCCGCGAAGAAGTACATGAGGGAGCTGTGCGGACGGATGCCGTCCGAAGTGGCCAGCACGCAGGTCTCTTCGCGGGTGATGAGGTCGTCGATAAGATGGAGTTTTTCCTTGCTCATGGAGTTGCTCTACGGCAACTTCGGGTGGTCTGCCATTATAATGAAGCGAGCGCCCCATGCCTACTCTCGAAGAAAAAATCCTGCACAGCGAATCCCTTCTGTCCGGCCTGTTGGAACAGGCGCGCCGGGGCGCCGGGCCCGAGCGTGTGCGCGTGGCCTGGACCGGAGGCAAGGACTCCACCGTGGCCCTGTTTATCTGGAAGCTGTTGGTGGAAGACGCCGGGGCCGGGCCGGTGCGCGCGATCACCCTGGACACGGGGTGCAAGTTCCCCGAGGTCCTGGCCTTCCGCGACCACATGGCCGCCGAGTGGGGCGTGGACCTGTGCATCGCCCGGCCCGGGGTCTCCCTGGACGGCTACCCCCTGGCCGAGGATCCGCTCAAGTGCTGCCGCGAGCTCAAGGTGGAGCCGTTGAAGGAGGCGCTGCGGGCCACCCGGGCCACCCACCTCGTGACCGGAATCCGTCGGGACGAGCACCCGGACCGCGCCGGACGGCGGGAATTCGAGACCCGGACCGACCCGGAGCACACCCTGGTCAACCCGCTGCTTGACTGGACCGAGACCGACATCTGGGCCTTCCACGCCCGCTTCGGTCTGCCCCATTGCGGGTTGTACGACCAGGGGTACCGCTCCCTGGGCTGCCGCCCCTGCACCACCTTGCCCGACGCACGGGGCGGGGAGCGGTCCGGGCGCGCCCGGAACAAGGAAGCGGTCCTGTCCGCTTTGACCGGACTCGGATATTTTTAATCCGCAAAAATGTTCAAATGGAGAACACCCCGGAGCCCCCGTCGAGCGGGCCTTGTCCTTTTTTTCACAAAATTCCATACTATTTTGATACCAGTTTTTCAAAAACGTAATTCGGTGCAAAATCGCGTGTAGATACAATCAGTTGCAGCAAGAAAAAGGATGAGGCAAAAGTCCGGTTTGGGTCTTGACCTGGGGGTCAACTTCACCTAAGGACAATTGTTTACTAGGCTAAGGGTTAAGTGCAAACGCACTGGTTTTCGGTTGGAGGTGAACCGGCTGCCAGGTGCCTGCTGTACTCGTTCTCCATCTTCTGAAACGAGGTCTTCATGTCAAATCTGTTAGTGCTTCTCATCCTGCTGCCGGCGGCAGCGGCGCTGGTCTGCTATTTCGTTCGGTCCACGGCCGTTCGGAAGCTGACCGTGCTCGCCACCGGAGGCATCCTGACGCTCTCGGCGTTGGGGCTGCTCGCGCAGGGGGTGTTTGCGCCGATCGAGGTCGGCTCATTCCTGGGCATAGGCAGCGATTTCCTGGTCACGGTCCTGGATTTCGTCCTGCTGGGTGTCATTTACTTCTACGGTTACAAACACAAGAGCCTGCTCATCCAGGGGTTCACCCTGGCCCAGGTCGTCCTGCTCGCCTGGTTCGAGGGGGTCTCGGTCGGCCATGAGGCGGTTCCGGCCCTGATGGGCGACCAGCTCTCCCTGATCATGGTCCTGGTCATCTCGATCATCGGCTCCCTGATCTGCATCTTCGCGCTCCCCTACATGAAGGAACACGAAGAGCACCTGCACCTGAAGAAGACGCGCCAGCCGAGGTTCTTCTTCTTCATGCTCATCTTCCTCGGCGCCATGAACGGGCTGGTCCTGTCCAACAACATCCTGTGGATGTACTTCTTCTTCGAAGTGACCACCTTCTGTTCCTTCATGCTCATCGGCCACGACGCCACCGAGATCGCCACCAAGAACGCGGTCCGCGCCCTGTGGATGAACGCCCTGGGCGGGCTGGCCTTCGTCGTCGGCATGATGCTGGTCTACTCCCAGGCCGGAACCCTGAACATCAGCGCCATCCTGGCGCTCGGTTCGACCAGCGCGGTGATGCTCACCGGGCTGGCCTTCCTCTGCCTGGCCGGATTCACCAAGGCCGCCCAGGTGCCGTTCCAGTCCTGGCTGCTCGGGGCCATGGTCGCCCCGACCCCGGTGTCCGCGCTGCTGCACTCCTCGACCATGGTCAAGGCGGGCGTGTTCGTGGTCCTGCGGTTCGCCCCGGCCTTTGCCGGAACCTTCCTGTCCACGGGCGTGGCCGTTTGCGGCGCGTTCACCTTCCTGGCCTGCGCCGCGCTCGGCATCGGCCAGTCCAACGGCAAGAAGATCCTGGCTTATTCCACCGTGGCCAACCTCGGCCTGATCATCTGCTGCGCGGGCATCAACACCCCGTTGGCCCTCACCGCGGCGATCATGCTCATCCTCTTCCACGCCATCTCCAAGTCGCTGCTCTTCCTGTGCGTCGGCACCATCGAGCAGGCCATCGGCTCCCGCGACATCGAGGACATGCGCGGCCTGTACGGCACCAACCCCCGCACGGCGTTGATCACCATCATCGGCATCCTGACCATGATGCTGCCGCCGTTCGGCGTGCTGCTCGGCAAGTGGATGGCCATGGAGGCCTCGGCCGACAGCAACATCTTCATCG
It encodes the following:
- a CDS encoding M14/M99 family metallopeptidase yields the protein MSFLPRRIPSITFWLLSLILLAAASPALAGSWEHSFFAGTQYPLRVVYLQGEQPGPTVMVQGGIQGDESSGYITAQLLSKGRVLRGNLIVLPRANVPSINLCKRQINVDMNRRFDQNYNRFYEDRVARVIRFLLNQADAFIHLHEGSGFYNPTYVDNLRNPKRYGQSIIVDTLVYNKIDLARTVNPVLDELNNEIGASDYKFRLFNTRTFDKGTSYPEMRKSLTCYALAEHNIPAMAVEVSKSIRQIAWKVRQQLTATRMLLHRFGVEVAPPEFSDEDVRAYARTGVEVTVNGRTLGRDGVINLAPGTTLAVKPVSSGPSEFSPELALFASDRPGVNLINARRMVLEPFSELELRSDGSKVAEAKIRWTGKLPNAPSDDTPVFVCWLNGNPVFVRDGETLKAVLGDQLILEGMWGSDLKEVINLKGFVAIPWANNGQDLGWEIILDPDNFMAKYALKSDQAGGARFRVVRETPGAPQASFYVDIRPRTVLALRLGDEHGQNLLVPWIAGGSYRLPEGQYVFESAWSNGPDDKLVATAGDRPLNEGQSFTVDYGTPLKLTVRQATTFGDIGTMTFTASGLASR
- a CDS encoding phosphatase PAP2 family protein gives rise to the protein MHTTLTRTGWAALAVGLLIVICYLFVDRPVAEAALTLRDTAWHSVAKGLSQAANHLFFNVLVAGGLVIGSVDGLVNGLTDRSRGLLYLCLAVACAMLVGDVFKEFFGRARPPLLFTKGVYGFFPLAGGDMHSSFPSGHTLRIFSSMTALGLILPRLRVPALALALAVGASRVLALRHYPSDVLFGAFIGVTAAVWGWRLLRPRAMTPREN
- a CDS encoding glycerate kinase type-2 family protein, encoding MTAYAEKKARLLRIVDGALQAVAPDPALRAAVKREGNVLAVDDREYDLNDYDRVLLLGAGKASAAMAATMEDILGDRLDSGLVATKYGHGLALAKTEVMESGHPVPDEAGVRAGDALLERAADAGERDLVLFLLSGGASALVPSPLDAVSLADKQEATRRLLECGAAIGEINAIRKHLSRFKGGHLAETLAPATVATLIISDVVGDRLDVIGSGPTAPDDSTFLDCQAILDRYRLCHRMPDSVVQAVADGCAGRAPETRKAGDPCFKRVRNTIVAGNAMAVDGAAVAARRLGYTPVVVDLAMEGEARDQATRLIRLAGKYGLGGGETQPPVCLLAGGETTVTIKGNGKGGRNQEWALAAALELTALGPAGERISAMSLGTDGTDGPTDAAGGMAFPDTACGEQTEAAGRALADNDAYHFLDSAGTLLKTGPTRTNVMDVAAVLVDPA
- a CDS encoding 2-hydroxyacid dehydrogenase gives rise to the protein MDKPKVYVTRQIPEQGLDLLRQAAVVEVNPEDSPVPRAELLKIIQDCQGVIGLLTERIDAEFFDAAPNLKGYANYAVGFDNIDVPEATRRGLPVTNTPDVLTNATAECAWSLLFSVARRVVESDKVMRSGSWPGWGPMQFIGGDVTGKTLGIVGAGRIGTAMARMSRGFDMPVLYTSSSGRKNATLESELGARLVSFEELLEQSDFISLHTPLNPGTRHLFGAEAFKRMKKTAYIVNTARGPVIDEQALLAALKSGEIAGAGLDVYENEPALTPGLAELDNVVLLPHIGSGTESARTDMSVLAARNMLAMLKGDKPETCLNPEIYD
- a CDS encoding pyridoxamine 5'-phosphate oxidase family protein, which translates into the protein MSKEKLHLIDDLITREETCVLATSDGIRPHSSLMYFFADHAAMKFYFFAKDSSHLCRNIREHPHVSLLIDRRQDGLALSIQGVHSPVKKRQTTEAITRLFLMKFPQMADLAAHPDAMLIRVNGVEACLSTGIEDVFTTKLKNS
- a CDS encoding phosphoadenosine phosphosulfate reductase family protein, with product MPTLEEKILHSESLLSGLLEQARRGAGPERVRVAWTGGKDSTVALFIWKLLVEDAGAGPVRAITLDTGCKFPEVLAFRDHMAAEWGVDLCIARPGVSLDGYPLAEDPLKCCRELKVEPLKEALRATRATHLVTGIRRDEHPDRAGRREFETRTDPEHTLVNPLLDWTETDIWAFHARFGLPHCGLYDQGYRSLGCRPCTTLPDARGGERSGRARNKEAVLSALTGLGYF
- a CDS encoding NADH-quinone oxidoreductase subunit L — protein: MSNLLVLLILLPAAAALVCYFVRSTAVRKLTVLATGGILTLSALGLLAQGVFAPIEVGSFLGIGSDFLVTVLDFVLLGVIYFYGYKHKSLLIQGFTLAQVVLLAWFEGVSVGHEAVPALMGDQLSLIMVLVISIIGSLICIFALPYMKEHEEHLHLKKTRQPRFFFFMLIFLGAMNGLVLSNNILWMYFFFEVTTFCSFMLIGHDATEIATKNAVRALWMNALGGLAFVVGMMLVYSQAGTLNISAILALGSTSAVMLTGLAFLCLAGFTKAAQVPFQSWLLGAMVAPTPVSALLHSSTMVKAGVFVVLRFAPAFAGTFLSTGVAVCGAFTFLACAALGIGQSNGKKILAYSTVANLGLIICCAGINTPLALTAAIMLILFHAISKSLLFLCVGTIEQAIGSRDIEDMRGLYGTNPRTALITIIGILTMMLPPFGVLLGKWMAMEASADSNIFIVVMLAMGSAMMVVYLARWAGSMMGTREPGAKAESQPLLTRLPLITLCLGAVLLSLASPWIYNSMLAPWIGSAPFVVGFGSLESAHGTFVVVPLFLVLGLGLLYAVKAASGYRRVKIMPPYVSGANSASGDGTYVGPMNGDVPFSAGNLYLGEMFAEPKLTPIFNALAVALIVLMLGGAL